The Pseudomonas orientalis genome contains a region encoding:
- a CDS encoding NAD-dependent protein deacetylase: MLDTLEHQADHLDTLHRAMVEKRFLVLTGAGISTSSGIPDYRDGEGVRRGKAPMMYQEFLATAQARRRYWARAMLGWPRVRLARPNRAHQALATLQQRGIISGLITQNVDTLHDQAGSHEVIELHGSLHRVLCLDCRQRSERDAIQRRMEIDNPHFAHVHAAQAPDGDTLLDPVFEEHFQVPCCPHCEGQRLKPDVVFFGENVAPATAARAMAAVHDAEGLLVVGSSLMAYSAFRLCKAMVEQGKPVIAINLGKTRGDELLQAKIEAQCEQLLPLLVERL, from the coding sequence ATGCTCGACACGCTGGAACATCAAGCAGACCACCTCGACACGCTGCACCGGGCGATGGTCGAAAAGCGCTTCCTGGTGCTGACCGGTGCGGGCATCAGCACCTCGTCGGGTATCCCCGACTACCGTGACGGCGAAGGCGTGCGCCGGGGCAAAGCGCCGATGATGTACCAGGAGTTCCTCGCCACCGCGCAGGCACGTCGCCGTTATTGGGCCAGGGCAATGCTGGGTTGGCCACGGGTGCGCCTTGCCCGGCCGAACAGGGCGCATCAGGCCCTGGCGACGTTGCAGCAACGTGGGATCATCAGTGGCCTGATCACGCAAAACGTCGACACGCTGCACGATCAGGCCGGCAGCCACGAGGTGATCGAGTTGCATGGCAGCTTGCACCGGGTGCTGTGCCTGGATTGCCGGCAGCGCAGCGAGCGCGACGCGATCCAGCGGCGGATGGAAATCGACAACCCGCACTTTGCGCATGTCCATGCGGCGCAGGCGCCTGACGGCGATACCTTGCTCGACCCTGTTTTCGAGGAGCACTTCCAGGTTCCATGCTGCCCCCACTGCGAGGGGCAACGGCTGAAACCGGACGTGGTGTTCTTTGGTGAAAACGTGGCGCCCGCTACCGCAGCCAGAGCCATGGCTGCCGTGCATGATGCCGAGGGGCTGCTGGTGGTGGGATCATCGCTGATGGCTTATTCGGCGTTTCGCCTGTGCAAGGCAATGGTGGAACAGGGCAAGCCGGTGATTGCCATCAACCTGGGCAAGACCCGCGGGGATGAGCTCCTGCAGGCAAAGATCGAAGCGCAGTGTGAGCAATTATTACCTCTGCTGGTCGAGCGCCTGTAG
- a CDS encoding CBS domain-containing protein — protein sequence MKTVAELLKAKDQKNQEVHTIQWDHTVFEALVRMSEKNVGALPVVRDGAVVGIISERDYARKLILKGLSSVTTRVDDVMSSPVITVDTHKTVEACMNIMTDSHLRHLPVVEDGKLLGLLSIGDLVKEAIAEQAALIKQLEQYIRGE from the coding sequence ATGAAAACCGTCGCAGAATTGCTCAAAGCCAAGGACCAGAAGAACCAGGAGGTCCACACCATCCAGTGGGACCACACCGTGTTCGAGGCGCTGGTGCGCATGTCCGAGAAAAACGTCGGGGCTTTGCCAGTGGTCAGGGACGGCGCAGTGGTGGGGATCATCAGCGAGCGCGATTACGCCCGCAAACTCATCCTCAAGGGGCTGTCGTCGGTGACCACCCGCGTTGACGACGTGATGAGCTCCCCGGTCATCACCGTAGATACCCATAAAACGGTCGAGGCGTGCATGAACATCATGACCGACAGTCACCTGCGCCACCTTCCGGTCGTCGAAGACGGCAAACTGCTCGGCCTGCTGTCCATCGGCGACCTGGTCAAGGAAGCCATTGCTGAACAAGCCGCCTTGATCAAACAGCTGGAGCAGTACATCCGCGGCGAATAG